DNA from Micromonospora nigra:
TGCTCGTGCAGGCCGTGATCATCACCCTGCTGGCGTTGCTGTTCGAACTGCGGGTGTTCATCGGCGACCTGCTGCTGGCCTACCTGATGCTGGCCCTGATCGCGCTGATGACCTCCGCCGTCTCCTACGGTGTCGCACTCAAGGTCAAGAGCGAGGACGCGCTGGCCCCCCTGGTTAACACGGTCGCCCAGCCGGTACTGCTGCTCTCCGGGATCCTGCTTCCGCTCACCTTCGCCCCGGGCTGGCTCCAGGGCATCGCCAAGTGGAACCCCTTCTCCTGGGCCGTCGACGGCACCCGCGCACTCTTCTCCGGTGACCTCGGCAACGACCGGGTCTGGCAGGGGCTGGCCATCATCGCGGTGCTCGCCGCCGCCGGGGTGGTCTGGGCGGCCCGGCAGTTCGCCCACAGCATCCGCTGACTGGTGGCCGGGCTTCAGTGCACCCGGGCCAACGTCAGCCCGTCGGCGATCGGCAGCATGACGGCCTCCACCCGCACGTCGGCCAGCACGTCGTCGTTGAACGCGGCGATCGCCCGGTCGTCGGCGTTCTGCGGCGCGATCACCCGGCCGTGGCGCAGCACGTTGTCCACTGCGATCACCCCGCCGGGGCGCATCCGTGGCACCAGCTCGGCCCAGTAGATCGGGTAGCCGGTCTTGTCGGCGTCGATGAAGGCGAAGTCCAGGTACCGCTCGTGCGGCAACTCCCGCAGGGTGTCGGCCGCCGGACCGATGCGGAGGTCGATCCGGTCGTCCACGCCCGCGCGGGCCCAGTAGCCCCGGGCGATGCCCGTGTACTCCGCTGAGATGTCGAAACAGGTCAACCGGCCGTCCTCCGGCAGCCCCCGGGCGATGGCCAGCGACGACAGCCCGGTGAACGTACCCACCTCCACCGCCTGACGAACGCCGAGCAGCCGGGTGAGGAAGGTCAGGAACGCGGCCTGCTCCGGGGCCACCTGCATCGTCGCCCGGTCGGGCAGCACGGCCAGCGTCTCCGCAGCGAGGTCACGAATGATCTCGTCGGGCGGGGAGCCGTGAGCCACCAGGTACGCGTGCAGGTCGTCGGTGAGCGGGATCGACTTGAGTGTCATGACCGGACGCTAGCCGAGCGGTTCGACCGTCTGGTTGCCGGGCGCGACCTTCGTCCACAGATCGGTGATCCGCAGGCCGAGTTCCGCCAGCAGCCGCCGCAGCAACGGCAGGCTCAGGCCGACGACCGTCCCGTGGTCACCTTCGATCCGCTCCACGAAAGCCCCACCCAACCCGTCGATGGTGAACGCACCGGCCACCGCGAGCGGTTCGCCCGTGCCCACGTACGTGGCGATCTCCGCATCGTCGATGTCCGCGAAGTGCACCACCGTGGACGCCACCGCCTCGGCGCGATGGCCGGTCACCATGTCGATCAGGCAGTGCCCGCTGTGCAGCACACCGCTGCGTCCCCGCATCCGCTCCCACCGTCGAGTAGCGTCCGCCGCGTCGACCGGCTTGCCCAGGATCTCGCCGTCGAAGGCAAGCACCGAATCACAGCCCAGCACCAGCGTCTGTTGCACTCTGCCCGAGCCGCCGACGGGCGTCGCACCGTTCGCGGTGGGCGGCTGCAGCCGCGTCACCACCGCCTGCGCCTTGCGCCGAGCCAGTTCCAGGCACAGGTCCTCGGCCCGCTCGGTCACCACCAGCGATTCGTCCACCCCGCTGACCAGCACGTCCGGCTCGATGCCAGCGGCTTGAAGCGTCCTGCGACGAGCGGGGCTCGCCGAGGCGAGCACGAGACGGAGCGGCAGCGATTCGGACATGCCGCCGACGTTACCGGCTCACCCCTCGCGTCGGTCCCGCGCCACCGCTGCCCTACGCCAGGAAGCCGGTCAACGACTGATCCGAGGTGGAGGATCATCCGCGCGGCGACGGCGGCGGGCGTAGAGGGCCCAGCCCCCACCCGCAGCCAGAACGACGCCGAGGGTGGCCCAGCCTCGTACCGTCCCACCGTCACCCCCGCCGTTCGAAGGCCCCGCCGCTGTGGTGGAGGTGGCAGCGGTGGCCGCTCCCGTCGGCGGTGACGTGAAACCCCTCGGCGGTACGTCCGCAGTCAACGCCGCCACCAGGTCGATGACGCCGTGGCCGTACTGGTCGTCGCGCCCGGGCGGTCCCTTGTCGATGGCTGTGGCGGTCAGGCGGTGTACGACCTCGTCTGCCGGCAGGTACGGATACTTCGCCCTGATCAACGCAACCGCCCCGGCAACAATAGCCGCAGAGTTAGATGTTCCACTGCTCCTGCGGTACTTCGCGCCGGTGTTGGTGCTGTAGATGTTCACTGCTGGCGCGACCACGTCAATTTGTGGTCCAGTAACTGATATCTTTGCGTGGTTTCCGTGGCGGTCGATGCCTCCTACTCCTACTACGCCGTCAGCGGCTGCTGGGAAGATCACGGTCGAGTCTTCTGGTATGTTGCCGGCTGCTGCGACGACAACGACATTGGCTGCTCGGGCGGCCTGTAATGCGCGGAAAAGATGCGGGCTTCCTGCGCCTCCGCCGGAGACGCTGACTACATCTGCACCCGCTGCAATGGCATACTCGATGGCGATTGCTAGACGGTCGGCATTTCCCTCGTTGGTGGCGGTGGAGGTCTTTAGTGGAATTATGCGCGCCTTAGGTGCTATCCCTAAGGCCCCGGTTTCGTCCGGTTGTCCATGAGCGCCTATGAGGCCAGCCATTGCTGTTCCATGTCCGTTTGGGTCCTTCATGCCTTCCTTGGCATCTCCTGGCAGGAAGTTGGCGCCGGGAAGGAGATTCAACCGAAGGTCCGGATGGGCATCGACGCCCGTGTCGGGAAGTGCCACAACCACACCTTCGCCCCGACTTATCTGATGAGCCTGCGCAAGCTTAAGAAACTGGAGATGCCATTGATCTCCACGAACCTGGCTGGTACCATGCGGTGCTGCCGCGTGGGCGCTTCCGCTGGCTGGCGTGGCAGTACAGACTGCGACAGCGAGAGTTAACAACACAAGGCTGCCCAACGCCCTGCGAATGGTCACCTGTTAAAGCCGATAGCGGGACCGGGGTCGATGGGACCGTCGTCCTTAGGTGGACGAACCACGGGATCCACCCCTTGGTTGGTCTCCCAAGGATGATCAGGGTCCCAGGTGCGTGGTTCGTCATCTCTGCGTTCGGGCCTCAACGGTCGGCCGCTATTCAAGCCTACTCCTGTACTGCCGGGAAAACCGCCGATTGGCGGAATTGCCTGAGCTCCTGGAAAGGATCTTCCGCCACCAGGGCGGGAACCGGCTCCGCCGGTAGGCGCAGTGCCTGCGCCGCCGCCTCCAATCACTCCACCGATCGGATTGACCCGACGCGGTTGAGGGCCCCCGGACGCAGGCTGGCCCAGGCCGGTGCCGGGGAGCCCACCGATTAATCCGCCCGGAGGCATCGCGCGAGACACATTCGTCCCTCGATGCGACGGATTATTGGCATCACCGACGGTAGGACGTCCGAGTGGGCCTGGGCCACTGCTGCTAGGCCTACCGCCTGTGCCGATCGGAGGGCTCGGCGGAACGCCTATGGCGGGCGGCGTGGTCGGCCCGGGCGGAGGAGGGCTAGGTAGGCCAGGATGGGTGGGTGCCGGAGCCAGGCCAGGGTTCGCGCCCCCAAGAACTGGGCCGACTGCAGGTGTTAGAGATGCGGGTACATGACGGGATGACTTCGGTCCAGTAGCTGAGGGGGATGCGACTGTCGGCAAGGGCACTGGCACAATGGGTGGAATCACCGGTATTGATGCGGCGCCATAAGGTTCTGAGAATTCAGGAGCGCGATCGAACTGTCGGGGTGATGTCGGGGGTTGGCGGAGCATTACTTGGGCTTGCTGAAGTTCACCGCTGAGCCCGTACATGATGCCGCGTGCCTGGACGTTCAACCGTTCCAGATCCGCATCCGTCACCGGCGGCTGGGAGGTCCGGCTTCCTGCGACCGCCTTCGGGTCCGCCGCCGTCTCCTCCCAGGCCAGCTTCTGTTGCCGCTTCGCGGCGTACTGGTCGAAGATCTCCCGGAGCTTGGCCCGGCTAGCGCTGATCGCCTGGACGGCCGCCGACAGGGCGGTGTAGTTGCTGGCGGCGGCGTCGTGCGTTTGCTGCACCTGTTCGATCAGCTCGTCCAGTTCCCGGATGTATGCGCGGGCCGCCTCGTTGGTGTCCGGTGGCCACGCGTCGGCGAGGCCACGGCGGTACTCCTTCAGGCGGCTCAGATGGGTGCCAGCCAGGTCGCAGATCTTGCGCCAGCCGGCCACCTGCCGCCACTGGTTCTCGGTCTCCTGGCCCTCCAGGCAGGCCCACATGCTGGCGACGTCCATCAGGTGCCAGTCGGTGCGGGCGGTGCCGCCGGTCCCGCCGACGCCCGGTTCCCTCACGGGAGCACCACCGGAGGCTCGTCGGGGCCGGTGGGATCACTGAGCACCAGGGGCGCGGGGGTGGCTCGGGGGGTGCCCGGGTGGGCGAGCGCCCGTTCGACGTCGGCGACACGGGCGGCGGAGAAGGCGTCGGTACCCGCGTACGTGCTGGCGACCGTCTCGGCCGCGCCGGCGAGCCGGCCGGTGACCGCACCCACGCCCCAGACGGCGTTCGTCGCCGCCTGCTGGGTCTCCCAGTGGGCGCGGAGGAACTGCACCAGTTC
Protein-coding regions in this window:
- a CDS encoding Maf family protein; translated protein: MSESLPLRLVLASASPARRRTLQAAGIEPDVLVSGVDESLVVTERAEDLCLELARRKAQAVVTRLQPPTANGATPVGGSGRVQQTLVLGCDSVLAFDGEILGKPVDAADATRRWERMRGRSGVLHSGHCLIDMVTGHRAEAVASTVVHFADIDDAEIATYVGTGEPLAVAGAFTIDGLGGAFVERIEGDHGTVVGLSLPLLRRLLAELGLRITDLWTKVAPGNQTVEPLG
- a CDS encoding O-methyltransferase yields the protein MTLKSIPLTDDLHAYLVAHGSPPDEIIRDLAAETLAVLPDRATMQVAPEQAAFLTFLTRLLGVRQAVEVGTFTGLSSLAIARGLPEDGRLTCFDISAEYTGIARGYWARAGVDDRIDLRIGPAADTLRELPHERYLDFAFIDADKTGYPIYWAELVPRMRPGGVIAVDNVLRHGRVIAPQNADDRAIAAFNDDVLADVRVEAVMLPIADGLTLARVH
- a CDS encoding S8 family serine peptidase is translated as MRRALGSLVLLTLAVAVCTATPASGSAHAAAPHGTSQVRGDQWHLQFLKLAQAHQISRGEGVVVALPDTGVDAHPDLRLNLLPGANFLPGDAKEGMKDPNGHGTAMAGLIGAHGQPDETGALGIAPKARIIPLKTSTATNEGNADRLAIAIEYAIAAGADVVSVSGGGAGSPHLFRALQAARAANVVVVAAAGNIPEDSTVIFPAAADGVVGVGGIDRHGNHAKISVTGPQIDVVAPAVNIYSTNTGAKYRRSSGTSNSAAIVAGAVALIRAKYPYLPADEVVHRLTATAIDKGPPGRDDQYGHGVIDLVAALTADVPPRGFTSPPTGAATAATSTTAAGPSNGGGDGGTVRGWATLGVVLAAGGGWALYARRRRRADDPPPRISR
- a CDS encoding ABC transporter permease, whose translation is MKLARDTWLIFQRQLHLLLRNPVWVMVGIFQPVMYLLLFAPLLKPALGAATQAEAYKIFVPGLLVLLAIFGGLFQGFGLIAELRAGVIERSRVTPVSRLALLLGRSLRDVVSLLVQAVIITLLALLFELRVFIGDLLLAYLMLALIALMTSAVSYGVALKVKSEDALAPLVNTVAQPVLLLSGILLPLTFAPGWLQGIAKWNPFSWAVDGTRALFSGDLGNDRVWQGLAIIAVLAAAGVVWAARQFAHSIR